The following are encoded together in the Variovorax sp. PBS-H4 genome:
- a CDS encoding YicC/YloC family endoribonuclease, which produces MPVYSMTGYASGQTAASGGHHDAEPRTAGAGRLGVEIRSVNSRFLDLTFKLPEELRQHEPMLRELLARQLKRGKVEFRAAIESGAAAGIGEPSTKLLQRLNGLQDSVRAWLPAARELSVADVLRLAAGDTAARSDWGPELSGLATKTLKGLMTAREREGARLATMLQEHLGHLRALVAQALPLVPQLVEQQRNRFLERWQEALGASGGAPPEAAQDRALAEATAFAIRIDVAEELTRLGSHLDEIERLVKKGGEIGKRLDFLIQELHREANTLGSKSATLELTRIGVDMKVLVEQMREQVQNIE; this is translated from the coding sequence ATGCCAGTTTACAGCATGACCGGCTATGCCAGCGGCCAGACCGCCGCGAGCGGCGGTCACCACGACGCCGAGCCGCGAACCGCCGGCGCGGGCCGGCTCGGCGTCGAGATCCGCTCGGTCAACAGCCGTTTTCTCGATCTCACTTTCAAGCTTCCGGAAGAGTTGCGCCAGCACGAGCCCATGCTGCGCGAGCTGCTGGCGCGCCAGCTCAAGCGCGGCAAGGTCGAGTTCCGCGCGGCAATCGAGAGCGGGGCCGCAGCGGGGATCGGTGAGCCCTCGACCAAGCTGCTTCAACGACTCAACGGGCTGCAGGACAGCGTCCGGGCCTGGTTGCCGGCCGCGCGCGAGCTCAGCGTGGCCGACGTGTTGCGCCTGGCGGCCGGTGACACCGCAGCTCGCAGCGATTGGGGCCCGGAGCTTTCCGGGCTGGCGACGAAGACGCTCAAGGGCCTGATGACCGCGCGTGAACGCGAGGGCGCACGGCTGGCCACGATGCTGCAGGAGCATCTCGGCCACCTGCGCGCCCTGGTTGCGCAGGCGCTGCCGCTCGTTCCGCAGCTGGTCGAGCAGCAGCGCAACCGCTTCCTGGAACGCTGGCAGGAAGCCCTGGGCGCGAGCGGCGGCGCGCCGCCGGAAGCCGCCCAGGACCGCGCGCTGGCGGAAGCCACCGCCTTTGCAATTCGCATCGACGTGGCGGAAGAACTCACGCGCCTCGGTTCGCACCTGGACGAAATCGAACGTCTGGTAAAAAAAGGAGGCGAAATCGGCAAGCGCCTCGACTTCCTGATCCAGGAGCTGCATCGCGAAGCGAACACCCTCGGATCCAAGTCGGCAACGCTGGAGCTCACCCGCATCGGCGTGGACATGAAGGTGCTGGTCGAACAGATGCGCGAGCAAGTTCAGAACATCGAGTGA